ACTGATGAAGATAACTGGAATCTTGAAGTGGAGAGAGTAGTCCCTCGATTgaaaataacaataaggaaTGACAACCGAGATTGGAGATCACATTTAGAGCAAATGAAACAGTATAGGAGCAATATCGATCATTCTATGCCACTAGCTAAGACACAGCTTGAGCGGCTCTATAAGGAAATATCTTCTGTGTTAGACAAAGTGGGAAGTAGAGAGAAATATCTGAACAGAGAGCTTGACACCATATTAGAAGATTACCGTCAGCAGTTAGACAAATTATCGAAAGTAAAGGAAGATTACAAAAGAATAAGTGGTGGGGTTGCTGAAAGAAATAGAGAATTGGCAAAACTGAATGATAGATTAGACACGATAAAACAGCAAATGGAAGAACGAGGGAGCTCAATGACTGATGGTACTCCATTAGTGAACATTAAAAAAGCTGTTTCTAAGATTAAACAGGAAATCGTTGAAATGGATGTTAGGATCGGTGTGCTGGATTGCGTTTTATTACAGTCAAGAATCAGAGATGAAAAACAAGTATCTAACGAATTCAACACTTCTGCAGTATTCTGAAAGAACTATTAATCCTAAGTACTTTTTAAATTTCGACATGTTCAAATTATGTAGGAAATAAAACAAGGttataaaaatgttttataaaaaaatatatttcatcatTACACACTAATCAGGAATATCGAAAggaaataaaatttaaaattacaTTACACAcataatattcataaaattGTTGTTTTTCCAACTTGTATCACAATCATTATTTGGCCATCATTGAGTTTGTTATTGAATCTATGTTGATACATCTACAGTTGCATGCGGTTACTGGACACTCGGAGTGTTCTCTGAAATAAATGAGAGCAAATGCAAAACAATGTTATTTTACGACAGTTTTGGCAAAAATTATGCGCCATAGTACACACAAATCTGGCTGATCCGCCTTAAAaaacaataatgaaataaatttcgtgaAAGCCGAGGCCAAAAGCACTACTTTTTGCACTGATTCTATGCATCCAATCcgtactacccacccctgttCATGATCATTGAAAAACTGACgtggatttgtttacatttgcgtTAAGGTTAGGcaaacgtcaaaaatctcaatttttcggGCTTTCTTCGGTCATTTCCGATTTAGCACCAGGGTAAGAGTGTTACCCTGGCACAGCTAAGGAAACTAAGAAAATATAATCAAGTCTGATTAGATTTAAATCACTCACTTGAACCAATGCACCATATGAGAGGCATGGCCGCCATGTCTGCAAGTCTGGCACCAAGTGAACCAATTAGGAAACTCCATAACTTTCGTACTCTCAACATCAGCTGTTGGCGATACTGTCTTAGTCCCCATATGCATCAAGCATATGGAGCACCTTGGAAGGGGTTTTCTACAATTGGGGCATGATGACATCTGAAAAGTAACAAAATTCACAAATCCTCCAAACTGACAGTCACGATTATTCACAAACCTTGAGATTGTTGGAAGCACTGCCCATCCTTGAAAATTGACCCCTAGTTCGATTCAGTCCCTGCATGCAAGCCGAGATGCTCTTTCCACAGAAATTACAAGATACATACACCTGTTGCGGTTGCCTCTCATTAGGTCGGAAAGAACTCAGCATTATGTCGAATTTTGCCCTTTCATTCCACAGTTGCCAAGTATCCAGCAGATTTCTGTAACTATAAGCGAAACGTTCCacatgaaatttgaaaattttagagATACCCACTTCTCGATCCATACTCTAACGGTGTCTGGGTTGACATCATCGGAAAAAGCCTGTGCTGCTATTAAAGCCGTAGACTGAATGTCTCCTGTGACCTCTAGATACTTTTGCAGTAACTTGATCCCATCTGGAGTGGCTCCTGAAATAAACTTGTGAAGtttttggaaaatttaaaaCAGACAATTTTCGCTACCTGTAAGTAGTAACCCATCTAGATTTCCTTCTTCAGTTAGTTTGTCTGATAGTTTTTTCAAATACCCATGCAGTTGTTTATCCGGTAAAAACATGCAGGCAAATGCTATTCTATCATCGACAGCCATACCATTTTCATTCTGAAATGATTCAAATGTCATATGTCAAATCATAACCTAAGTGTCACATCAACTCACCAGCACATTATCATAAGTGTAATTATCCGAGGTTAAAAATGCGAATATCGCCCTTAAATAAGGATCTGACATTTTTCCCTTCAAGGACGAACAAAACTGCCTCCAAGTGCTATTTTTATCATCACAGAAACCAGCTAGAGCCATAGCAACAACTTGCAATGGGGGTCCACCGGAAGCAGAGTTTTCAGGTGCCTTCCCTAGTATTTCTATAGCAGTCTTaactttcaaattgaaaacGGCTAAAGCGGCGGCTCTTGTATATGCTTTATCTTTTTCCAGTTGCTGTATGTGATCGACTAGTGCGTTTGCTGAACTGTCAAAGTGCCAGCTGCACAGGTGCATTGCTTTCTGACGTTCTTCTTGTCTGAAAACCGAATTATAAAATCTAATTAAGAGCTTTCCGGTCATCAATTAGTGAATTTCCGGGGCCTCATGAACTGACAGCTGTGAAACGTCAATATTGTCATATTTGCTGACTGATTGTTAAGAAAGTTAGGTTATGTAAGTTTGATTTGACAGTTATATGAAGTGGCAGACGGGCGAAAAGTTCAAGGACTCTAAGCCCCCGGTGTATTGCACATCCAACTTGAAAATTGCTTGTGAATACCTTTTATGGGAGCATTTTGCAAAACTTACTTATAAATGCGTATACTTCCACTGCAATTGGGATTTCCCAAATCAGCCCAATTGAAGGTTACCATTTCGGACCTATTGATGTTAGGATCCAACCTAAGTACTGATTGTACACCTGGATGCTTAGAGAAGGCCTCCCGTGCCGAGTCCTTATCGCCAAAAAAGCCCTTTTCAACGAGTTTTCCACTCAGATAGAGCCAATTCCATAAATTAGACAGCATTTCATCTTCAACTATTTCACTGTTCTTCCAAAATTCATCCTGCAGGAAATAAATTATCAGTATCTATGTTCCAAAACTAATAACAAAGAACAGCattgataaaaatgataaaaattagtcaaaaaaagttttttcaaacTCTAACCTTCAAACCATAACCAAGTTTTGCCCTCTTCTTGATGTGATAAGATATATCATTCAGGGTTGCATCTTGAATATATTTCATAGTCTTGCATCCATAGGTCCATACAATATTGGACGAAGCCCCCCAATTCAGTGTTATCCTGTCAAACACTGTGAAGTCAATAATAGACCCTATAAAACAGTCATGAAAAATAACGAAAGAAATGTGAAGTAATGATTCTACCAGATAAAGCAATAGTGAGAAAACGACTCTCGTCCAATAGATGCCAAGAGAATGAGGTTATGTTGTGGGGAGAACCTGGGAGAACATTTCTTTCCAAAACTGAAGGCTCTATTTCTTCATCTCCTACCACTGTATGTTGTATATCGTACAAAGTTATGCTCGAACTATCTTTTTGCAAGACTCCCAATAGGTTGTATCTAAATAAATGTTGAAAATGATTAGATCAGACACAGAATgacacctaacctaaccttacttACTTAGTAGGGCACCACTCAATTTTTACTAGTGGCTTAGCATGTGGAAGGGTCACTATTGGCTTTTCGAAATTCCTTATATCCCAGATGAATATCTGATTATCCAAAAATGACGCTAAATGTTTATCGTTATGAGGATCAACTGTTACTCCATATACAGCCTTTGTCAAATTAGATATAACCAGCTTATTTGGATCTGAAAGGAAAGTACAGTTTTTCGAGAAATGCAGACGGAGTATATCAGAGCTGGACAATCGAATTTAAAATCATACCTCTGAAATCAAGAAGTTTGATGTTTTTGTTGTTCATTCCAACCGCCATTTGTTTGCTACTTGACTTGAACCAAGAAATGCTGTGAGCATGCTCAGACACCCCATATTCAGCTATAGGCCTAGCTAGTTCAACAGCTGGCTGCACAGTATTCATAGGAATTCTACCAGCATTCTCATTTATCGTTGGATATTTCATTATGTCCCAAAGTAGTACAGCATAGTCCGACCTGTACTTTTCCAAACCCACCGCAAGAACATTATTGTCAATTGGGTTCCATACCACAGTATTGCAAGGACGTGAATGTCTTGGTACTGAAATTGATGGGCATGGAAACATTTCGTTATAGTAATTCTAACTAACAAGTTTATCATACCGAAGTCTTTTCCAGGCAATCCTTGAGAATCAAAAACACTTGAAGGCCCAAAAGTAGATAAAGATACCTTTCCATAAGTATTTCCAACAGCCAATAGCAAATCTTCATCGAGTTTAGGGTGCACATCTAAACATTTAATGTAATGATGGTTTGTGTTGGTGGATACAAGATTTGCACCGCAAGTGCTAGATAACTTGATGTCTGGAAAAAAAGAAAGGAATTTGTAACAGAGTGTGGATACAGAAATTACATCATTATCATAATTACTTGGGTTAGCATTATTCCGTAATTGCTGCACCTCATATAGAGATATATCAGAACCCCAGGTGATGAATTTATTTGGCTGAGGGGTCCATACTATTTCTAATCTAGCAGCCATTGTCTATACTGATACAATTAAACTGTATGTGATTGATTTAAAAGGACAtgcttcgtttttttttccatataatTGTTGATACTTCCACTTTATCATCAAAAACAACACCAAATGTAAATTTAGAGTAGAACTTGAAAACTGCACAAGCATCCGTTTGATAACAAACAAATTTAAGCGTACGCCACTGACTTCGTAGTTCTAATGTCCGACGTTTGTTGTCAAAGTGACAACCAAATGTCAGTTTTGTTTAGTGAACTGACTTTTCTTTCTTACGAAACTGATTGATTGTATTCTGTTCGTTCGATCTTCATATTCTTCAtttagttttatttgaaacGGCAAAACATTCTGGAACAACTGATTTCCCATCATAATCATAATGAGGTAATATTTAAGAGATGGCACATAACTGCTTGACTTTTCTATCTCTTTGCAGTTTCCCCTGATCAAGGATATTTCAGTTTAAAGGGACTACAAATTTTCTTTCACCATAGGAAGTAGGAATAGAAAATTCAGAAGCACCATGACTCGTCCTCCTAATGAAAACTTGCCAACAGTGAAACTTGTTGTTGTTGGAGATGGTGGTGTGGGTAAAAGTGCAATCACTATCCAATTTTTTCAGAAGCTCTTCGTAACAGACTATGATCCTACAATAGAAGACAGTTATTTGCAGCATGTGGAAGTTGATGGACAGTGGTGCATTTTAGATGGTAAATTGGATAATCAGATAATTAACATATAATACTGGATGTTGGTTTTAGTGTTGGACACAGCTGGACAGGAAGAATTCAGTGCAATGAGAGAACAATACATGAGAAAAGGGGATGGTTTTCTTCTTGTTTACTCAGTAACTGATAAGAATAGCTACGAGAATATTGTTAATTTTCATACTCAGATACTGAGAGTTAAAGACAGGTGAGAAAAGGAAACTTCCATTTTGTTCAGCTttaaatttattcaaaatttcagagaTACTTATCCCATGCTTCTTGTTGCAAACAAAGTTGATCTTGTGCATTTAAGAAAGGTAACTGAAGAGCAAGGAAGGGAATTGGCTCATAAGTTGGGCATACCTTATATTGAAACCAGTGCCAAGGATCCTCCACTTAACATTGATGCAACATTTCATGAGGTACATTGCTGTTTAGTGCAGGAAGTTCTGGTtatgaatgattttatttcaattctttcaggTTGTGCGTATAATACGCAACCAGCCACAAACGGACAATGAGAAGCGCAAAAAGAAGAAACTCAAGAAATTGGGTAGATGTGTTTTGATGTGAAGAAGTGTATAATGTAACCAATTATTGAGctttaaaatatttatatttgtatAATTGTATTTATGGGCATGTTAAAGCTTCATTGTTTTTAgccaaagatttttttttagctCATTATGTTTTGAAATTTCAACAAGACAGTGTTCAAATCGAGGGAATTACAATCATGTACAATGATTGCCTTCAACAGTGATATCTAATGTGGTTTCATTGCTGATAATGGTTGTGATTGGatttatttccaaatttttttatggaagtTGTTGAAATTCTGGAAATTTTTTACTTAGCTGTGTTATATATCTGTGAATTAATCCTTATTGTTTCCCATATGCTTCGTTGAAGAATTGATTGTACGTTTAAAAGAATATTGATTAATGATTGACAATAATCGTGACTACCCCAAAATGTTTTTATCGAACAGATTCAACATTTCAACCTTCGATATCTCAGTtgcacaaaaattaaaatgattcTGATCATTGTTTGTatacatatttttcaatgaTGTTTTTGAAAGTATGGAGAATATTGTACTCCTGTGAAATATGTAACTGTTGGTAGAATGACAAATAAACTTTTGAgaagatctcaatttttttactCCAGATTGGCCCTTAGAATGAAAAGTTGGTATTGAGTAGTTCAAACTTTATCTTGCAAGCTGGTGGTTTTAAAAAGGGATGATTCTAATCGTGGGGGTTCAGATATCAAACATAAATGAACCTAATCATGAAGCTTTATAAGCATATTTGCAGTGATGCCCATTGGAAAAAACAGAGCTTTCTTGAGCAGAAAAACCTTTTTAGACGAGCGATCGTAAAACATTCCTCGTCAAGTAGGCTGCGGAATTATGAAGGATGATATTCTGTGCTTGGCGTGGTTGATTATTTTGTGGTTATACTTGtaaaac
Above is a window of Coccinella septempunctata chromosome 5, icCocSept1.1, whole genome shotgun sequence DNA encoding:
- the LOC123313478 gene encoding GATOR complex protein MIOS-B; amino-acid sequence: MAARLEIVWTPQPNKFITWGSDISLYEVQQLRNNANPNIKLSSTCGANLVSTNTNHHYIKCLDVHPKLDEDLLLAVGNTYGKVSLSTFGPSSVFDSQGLPGKDFVPRHSRPCNTVVWNPIDNNVLAVGLEKYRSDYAVLLWDIMKYPTINENAGRIPMNTVQPAVELARPIAEYGVSEHAHSISWFKSSSKQMAVGMNNKNIKLLDFRDPNKLVISNLTKAVYGVTVDPHNDKHLASFLDNQIFIWDIRNFEKPIVTLPHAKPLVKIEWCPTKYNLLGVLQKDSSSITLYDIQHTVVGDEEIEPSVLERNVLPGSPHNITSFSWHLLDESRFLTIALSGSIIDFTVFDRITLNWGASSNIVWTYGCKTMKYIQDATLNDISYHIKKRAKLGYGLKDEFWKNSEIVEDEMLSNLWNWLYLSGKLVEKGFFGDKDSAREAFSKHPGVQSVLRLDPNINRSEMVTFNWADLGNPNCSGSIRIYKQEERQKAMHLCSWHFDSSANALVDHIQQLEKDKAYTRAAALAVFNLKVKTAIEILGKAPENSASGGPPLQVVAMALAGFCDDKNSTWRQFCSSLKGKMSDPYLRAIFAFLTSDNYTYDNVLNENGMAVDDRIAFACMFLPDKQLHGYLKKLSDKLTEEGNLDGLLLTGATPDGIKLLQKYLEVTGDIQSTALIAAQAFSDDVNPDTVRVWIENYRNLLDTWQLWNERAKFDIMLSSFRPNERQPQQVYVSCNFCGKSISACMQGLNRTRGQFSRMGSASNNLKMSSCPNCRKPLPRCSICLMHMGTKTVSPTADVESTKVMEFPNWFTWCQTCRHGGHASHMVHWFKEHSECPVTACNCRCINIDSITNSMMAK
- the LOC123313487 gene encoding ras-related protein M-Ras-like, coding for MTRPPNENLPTVKLVVVGDGGVGKSAITIQFFQKLFVTDYDPTIEDSYLQHVEVDGQWCILDVLDTAGQEEFSAMREQYMRKGDGFLLVYSVTDKNSYENIVNFHTQILRVKDRDTYPMLLVANKVDLVHLRKVTEEQGRELAHKLGIPYIETSAKDPPLNIDATFHEVVRIIRNQPQTDNEKRKKKKLKKLGRCVLM